In Silene latifolia isolate original U9 population chromosome 6, ASM4854445v1, whole genome shotgun sequence, the genomic window CATCTGATGGCTGAGATATCTCTGATTGGGTCTTCCTGACCCATCTCACTATATCAACCCCATCTCCGAACTCTCCCACTGGCTTCCGTCCTGTTATCAGTTCCAATAGCACAACTCCAAAGCTGTATACATCACTCTTCTCGTCCACCTTCAGCGTGTAGGCGTATTCTGCTCACAAACAAACTCTACAGTCTCAGTAATCACAAtcaaatactccctcttattcactcATTTCTTGCCCTTCCATTTTgcacaaaaaataagaaaatgattttggaccacacaaaacactctactCCACATACAATTGATTTTGGACTATACAAAccttccaaaaaaggaaagagggaagaaaatccgACTACCATGAAAACGGAAAGAGTGAGTAaatgagtgaataggagggagtatatcagTTCAGTTCAGGTTACTGGGTTACTCCATCCTAACAACCTAACTCGTGTGGCGGGGTAATAGGCAATCAATTAATCAAACAAGGTAATTCTCTGTACATATATAAATAAGATCACGCTAGAAAAACCGTTATAACAATAGAAACATACAGAGTATAAAGGTGTTAGTAAAATACCAGGAGCAATGTATCCATATGAGCCAGCAATAGAAGACATAGACTCGGAACCAGACGCGTCCCTTAAGAACTTAGCAAGTCCAAAATCAGCAACATGAGCTTCATAATCCGAATCCAACAGTATATTATTACTCTTAACATCCCTATGAATTATCTTTGGATTACAATCATGGTGCAAGTAACACAACCCCTTCGCCGCCTCTACTCCTATCTTATACCTCATCTCCCACTGCAAGTGGGCCCCTTTCGACCCGTGTAACTTCTCCCCTAGGCTCCCATTCGACATGAACTCGTACACTAACAAGTTAGTCTCCCTATTTGACACATACCCTAATAACCTCACAATGTTCCGGTGTCTGATTTTCCCCAATGTCCCTATCTCGGCCGCAAACCCATGATCATGTTTCCCATTGGAATGCCCTCTATTCGGAAGCTTCTTAATTGCCATGTCGGTACCATCAAACGTTGTCCCACGGTACACGACCCCAGCACCACCTTTGCCAATGATATTTTCTTCCTGAATGCAATCAAGCACATCATGTATCTTGAAATCAAGCCGCTGGAATCGCTCTATTTTCCAAGTTTTAGAACTTTCCAGACGCTTCCTCCGATACATTATACAAGTAACAATTGAAAGCAGAACTAATGTGACTAAACATATAGTTAGTATCACAACCTTAGACGAACTAAACGACGCCACGTGGCGAACCCTTGGTTGGTAAACAGGGCAGGGCAGCGCGCGGTTAGCGTAACACAGGTTCGGATTCCCAGAAAACGACTTGGGCTTAAACACGAAAAAATGTCCACCAGTCGGTATCCTCCCATACAAATTATTATCCGATAAATCCAGAGTCGTAAGACTCTGTATCGAACTAAGCTCATCCGGAATAAAACCAGTTATGGAGTTTTTCGACAAATTAAGAACCGATAAATCAACCAGACTCGCTAACGTAACCGGAATCTCACCAGTAAGATTATTCCTACTGAAATCAATCTGCGTTAACGACCGACATTCACCAATATTCCCCGGAATCTCACCAGACAGATTATTCCCACTAACATTAACCTGCCCCAATTTTTTCAATTCAAACAATTCCCCCGGAATCTCACCAGAAAACCGATTATTCTCAAAATAAACCTTCAGTAAACCGGTTAATCTGCCTATCCCAGGCGGAATTACGCCGCTAAACAAATTATTCGAAACATCAAGCTGCTCTAATTTCTCCCCAGAAATATCCACTGGTAGTTCACCAGTAAAGTAATTATTCTGCAATTCAGTAAGATTAGCTTCAGGCAGAGTGAAAATTCCTGCAGGAATTTTCCCAGTAAGCTGATTATTCCCGACTCGAAACCGGCCCAAAGACCGACAATTCCCAAGCTCTTCAGGAACCTCCCCGAACAGAGCATTGTTCATCAACACCAACATTTTTAGCTTTCCACCAGTACAAAGCCCGTTTGGTATGTTTCCTGTAATATGATTGTTAGCGATATCGACGGTTATTAATTTCCCGTTGCGGCCGAGATTCGCCGGAAGCTCCAAGGTGAAGTTATTACTCCACACTTGAAGCTTCTCTAAATTCGGCAAATCGCCGATACTAGCAGGAATTTTACCGTAAAAGTGATTATCAAACAAGCTAATTAATGTGAGATTCTTCAGATTTCCGAAACTCTCCGGAATTTCGCCTGTAAGCGAATTTCCGGATAAGTCCATTGACATTAAACTAACCATTCCCGACATCTCAGTCGGTAATTTTCCGGTTAGTTTATTTTTTTGTAAAAACAAGGAATCTAAGTTAATCAGATTTCCAAATGACCTTGGAATTTCGCCGGAAATGGCGGATTCCGCCATGTCAAGCCTCTGCAACAACCTTAATTCTCCGAATTCCGGCGGAATTCCGCCGGAAAACGTGTTGTAGTAACCTAAATACAGGAAATTCAAATTCCGTAACAACCCTAAACTCGACGGAATCTCACCGGAGAGCGAATTTCCGTTCAATCCCAAGAAAGTTAAATTAGTCATGTGAGAATAACTACTCGGAATCTCGCCTGAGAAGAAGTTTCCTCCCAGGTTGAGGTGAGTTAACCGACCCAAACCCGTTACTGACAACGGAAGCGGTCCGCTAAAGTTATTATTGTAAACATCCATAACCTCCAACTCCAACATATTGGAAAATATCATATCAGGAAAAATACCAGTGAAATTATTATTGGACAGATTGAAGTACTTGAGACGGGTTAAACTCGATATTTGTATCGGTAACTCTCCTATAAGACCGTTATTGGATAGCGTAAGACTTTCAAGCGCGTCCAGTAAGGCGATATCTGGAGAAAGAGTACCGAAGAGCGTAACGAATGAGATATTGATGGACACGACTCGAAACGCAGCGTTGCAGGTGACGCCGGAGAAGTTGCAGTGGGTGTTATTGTTAGTCCAGTCGGTTAGAGCGTTGGTTTTGTTAGAGAGGAGTAAAGAGTGTTTTAGATTAAGTAAGGTTTGATGGTCTGAAATGGCGGAAGATATGAAAGCCATGTTTAAGAGAAGGAGGAGTTTAGTGAAAGCCATTAATGGCGGAAAGAGGAAAGAAAGGTAGCGTAGAAATGATAGGAGGGGGATATATTCGGGGATTAGATAGGGGAGGCTGAAAGGACGTTGAGGTGCAGCTTTATATAGGAATGGAAGGGTCTGAAGAATCTTTTTTACTGGATTGTGTTTTGAATTGGGTACACTAGACAAGTAGGGAGTGGTCACAAACAAAACAGAGATTTAAGTTGAGGTTATATTCGTTTTTATCTTAAAACGGTTTAAATTATACAAGTGTGACGTGTCTGATAAATGGGTTATTTGTGTCGGTTTGAATCGTGTTACTTTTAatcgggtcatttttgggttAATAGCTTCGCTTTCGATCGAGTCATTTTGACTCAAGTCGTTCTGGTCGCTTAAGTTATTTCCGATTAAGTTTTTGCCATAAATTCATAACTAAGTAATTTTGTGTCATTTCAGATCACTTTCGGGTCGGATTATTTAGGGTTTATCGGGTCAGGTTTGGATCACATCTTAAGTCCGAAATCAGTCTTATCAGATCGAATGAGTTTTGCGGTTTTGCCGGATCTATGTTAAAGATAGTTACGCcttatttttttttggtacatatgaGGGGCAAGCCTCAAAGACTAAGTAATAACTAAACGAGGAAACGCCACGCCCAAGATATCATCGCGTAGGATAGATCGCAATCCTTCGGGAGGAGACTCGAAAGTGGTGATAGCTGATGACGCGGTAATTCCGTTATGCGCTAGTCAGTCCGCCGCACGATTGGCTTCTCTATAAACATGATTAATCTGGACTTCCCAACCATTCAAGGCTATCAATTCTTTGCACCTGACGACTAGTGGCCGTAAATCATTGCTAAACAGCTGATTGTTTTTGAAGAAATCAACACCTGGACTATTATCCATGTGCACTAGTAGACGAGGTACCCGCAACCGTCTCGCTTGCTCTAACCCGATTAGTAAGGCTTGCATCTCTGCCCTCATAGATGAACAATTGCCACCTGAGAACATAAAAGCTGAGATAAAATTACCCGTATCGTCACGAATTATGCCACCACAACCAGCCGGGCCCGGATTTCCGCGTGAAGCCCCATCTGTGTTAAGTAACATCCAACCATGAGAAGGAGGATGCCACCTTATGAGACGCTCCACTCGTGTTGTACCAGGAGCCGGTATGAAGAGGGAAAAAGGATCGAAGGCCTGCTTCGATAATTCGAACTGACGGTGAAGAAAGGAGATAGGATCGGTTGGATTTTCCATAGCTTTGTCAAAGACGATATTGTTCCTCCATTTCCACAACCACCAACACGTGATAGCAAATTTCATAGACCAATTAGTAGAGACCGTAGCCGACCCATTACTTGCGTTTTTAGCTGTCCAACAATTAAAGGAATCCGTGTAGAACGAATCCGAGTTAGCTCCATCTCCAATCTCTGACCAAATATCTATAGATATTGGGCAGTGTCTTAGCAAATGTTCAGCAGTCTCATCCTCTTCGAAACAGCGGGGACAAATAGTATCATCCGATAAATTCCGTCGAACCCTGTTGTAGTTAGTCATGAGACGGTCATGTGCGGCGAGCCAAATGAACATACGAATCCGTTGTTGGACTGGGAGCTTCCAAATAAGTTTCCATACCATCTGATTTTCTTCAATCGGGTTGTCAGCCCCTTTCAAGATAATATGAGCCGATTTAATGGTGAATTTTCCATAAGCCGTACCATTCCAGTAAAGCTCATCTTGCAAATACGGGTCAATACTCAGGGAATATGAAGTGATCCTTTGGAGCTCTTCTTGTGGTAGATAATTTGCAAATTCATCCCATTTCCATCCCGAATTCTCGTCCCACATCTCGCTTACTGTAGCTCCAAGAATAGCTTCCGGAACGGGTGAAAGAACTTTGTCCGACAAGCAGCCTGTACCGGCCCATGAATGGTCCCAAAAGAGTGTTCTTCTTCCGTTTCCAACTGCCATAGAAACCCCTTTATATAAGTATTCGGCATTGGAGGTAATGCCTGCCCATACGTTTGACATATTAGCCTTAGGTTGAGACATGTCGACGTCACAACGACCGTTACAATACTTAGCTCTAAGAACTCGAGCCCAAAGGCTTGATGGTTCAGAAAGCACACGCCAACCAAGCTTGATTAAAAAAGCAGCATTCGACTGACGGGAAGAGCGTAAGGCCAACCCGCCAAGGGATTTTGGTTTTTGAACCATTTCCCAAGAAATAAGATGAACCTTTCTCGCTTCCTCATTCCCGCCCCAAAGAAATTTCCGAGTTTTCTTATCAATATTATCACAAACTGACCTTGGTATCTTCGAGGTTTGTATACTATAATTAGCGATAGTAGATAGAGTCGACTGTATTAATGTGCTTCGTCCGGCCAAGGATAAGTGTCTGGTTTGCCAACCTGCTAATCTCTTGTTAAATTTTTTTTCAAGATGAGCAAAGGTAGCCTTAGTTACCCTACCATTAATAGTAGGCATACCTAAATAAGTTCCCAAATCGGTAGTGCTTCCGAAGCCGAGTATACTACTAATCTCCCCTTTCTCGTGCTCAGGTGTATTAGTAGAAAAGAAAACTTTTGATTTAGCAACACTAACCTTCTCCCCGGAAGCTGGACAAAAATTATTAAGGACATAATTAATAATATAAGCTTGGTCGGCTATGGCTTCTGCAAAAAGAACCATATCGTCTGCAAAGAAAAGATTAGAAATTTTTGGACCATTTTTGCATATAGCGATGGGTAGCCAATCAGAACCTCGAATCCTTTCATCAATTGCCCGCTGTAGCTTCTCGAGGCACATAACAAAAAGATAAGAGGATAAAGGATCGCCTTGACGGACTCCTCTTGACGGTTTAAATTTTTCGGTCGGATTCCCGTTCCAAAGAATCTGCATAGTCGGTGTTGTAACGCATTCCATAATTGTTTCGACCATATGAGGTGGGAAACACATATCTTTCAACGTAGCTTCAATAAAATCCCATCGCAAACGATCATAGGCCTTTTCTAAATCGATTTTGATCGCCATATAGTACTTTTTCCCCTTAGCCTTGCGCATAGTATGAATAGTTTCTTGAAATACGACAATAGTATCCGAAATCTGTCGTCCCGGTACAAAACCGCTCTGATTCTCAGAGATGAGCCGAGGTAGGACTTTCTTAATTCTATTAGCAATAGTTTTGCTAACAATTTTGTAGGCGACATTACACAAGCTTATAGGGCGAAATTGAGAGATATGTTCGGGTCCGGAAATTTTTGGAATTAAGACTATATGGGTATCGTTTAAACCATTGGGTAAACCTTTGCCCTCTAAAGCTTTCATCACCATGGCGCAGACATCTTCCCTAACAGTTGACCAATGCTTTTGATAGAAAAGTGCTTGATAACCATCGGGACCTGGAGCCTTGAGTGAACCCATATCATGTACTACTCTTTCAATTTCAGCATGGGAGTAGTATTTTGTAAGCCAACCCCAATCATCACTTCTAAACTCAGGAAAAATATCATAAGGGATATCAATATTCTCGTCATCAACTGCTTCAGCCGTGTATAGCGTTTTATAGTATTCAACAATCATATTCTTAACTTCTTC contains:
- the LOC141586434 gene encoding uncharacterized protein LOC141586434; its protein translation is MAFTKLLLLLNMAFISSAISDHQTLLNLKHSLLLSNKTNALTDWTNNNTHCNFSGVTCNAAFRVVSINISFVTLFGTLSPDIALLDALESLTLSNNGLIGELPIQISSLTRLKYFNLSNNNFTGIFPDMIFSNMLELEVMDVYNNNFSGPLPLSVTGLGRLTHLNLGGNFFSGEIPSSYSHMTNLTFLGLNGNSLSGEIPSSLGLLRNLNFLYLGYYNTFSGGIPPEFGELRLLQRLDMAESAISGEIPRSFGNLINLDSLFLQKNKLTGKLPTEMSGMVSLMSMDLSGNSLTGEIPESFGNLKNLTLISLFDNHFYGKIPASIGDLPNLEKLQVWSNNFTLELPANLGRNGKLITVDIANNHITGNIPNGLCTGGKLKMLVLMNNALFGEVPEELGNCRSLGRFRVGNNQLTGKIPAGIFTLPEANLTELQNNYFTGELPVDISGEKLEQLDVSNNLFSGVIPPGIGRLTGLLKVYFENNRFSGEIPGELFELKKLGQVNVSGNNLSGEIPGNIGECRSLTQIDFSRNNLTGEIPVTLASLVDLSVLNLSKNSITGFIPDELSSIQSLTTLDLSDNNLYGRIPTGGHFFVFKPKSFSGNPNLCYANRALPCPVYQPRVRHVASFSSSKVVILTICLVTLVLLSIVTCIMYRRKRLESSKTWKIERFQRLDFKIHDVLDCIQEENIIGKGGAGVVYRGTTFDGTDMAIKKLPNRGHSNGKHDHGFAAEIGTLGKIRHRNIVRLLGYVSNRETNLLVYEFMSNGSLGEKLHGSKGAHLQWEMRYKIGVEAAKGLCYLHHDCNPKIIHRDVKSNNILLDSDYEAHVADFGLAKFLRDASGSESMSSIAGSYGYIAPEYAYTLKVDEKSDVYSFGVVLLELITGRKPVGEFGDGVDIVRWVRKTQSEISQPSDAASVLAILDSRLDGYQLASVVNMFKIAMLCVEDESSDRPTMRDVVHMLSNPPHCIVSSPALL